From a single Macrobrachium rosenbergii isolate ZJJX-2024 chromosome 59, ASM4041242v1, whole genome shotgun sequence genomic region:
- the LOC136837643 gene encoding uncharacterized protein: MKILVIVLLAAAACATEIEKREAEPGHGSYSHVKTYHRPSYGYGYSHHHHRRSADPEPEAGPSYGYGKSHGHSHGYSSYHPVSYGYSHNHHKRSADPEPEAEPSYGYGKSHGHSHGYSSYHPVSYGYSHNHHKRSADPEPEAEPSYGYGKSHGHSHGYSSYHPVSYGYSHNHHKRSADPEPEAEPSYGYGKSHGHSHGYSSYHPVSYGYSHNHHKRSADPEPEAEPSYGSYHPVSYGYSHNHHKRSADPEPEAEPSYGYGKSHGHSHGYSSYHPVSYGYSHHHHKRSADPEPEAEPSYGYGKSHGHSHGYSSYHPVSYGYSHNHHKRSADPEPEAEPSYGYGKSHGHSHGYSSYHPVSYGNSHHHHKRSADPEPEAEPSYGYGKSHGHSHGYSSYHPVSYGYSNHYHKRSADPEPSYGSTQGYHTQVYHKPSYGYKSGGYH; encoded by the exons ATGAAGATTCTG GTGATTGTGCTCTTGGCGGCTGCCGCTTGCGCTACTGAAATTGAGAAGCGAGAGGCGGAGCCTGGTCACGGAAGTTATAGCCATGTGAAGACTTATCACCGCCCCTCTTATGGCTATGGCTACTCCCATCATCATCACAggagatctgctgatcctgaacctgaaGCTGGACCTTCTTATGGCTATGGGAAGTCTCATGGTCACTCTCATGGGTACAGCAGCTACCACCCAGTGAGCTATGGCTATTCCCATAACCATcacaagagatctgctgatcctgaacctgaaGCTGAACCTTCTTATGGCTATGGGAAGTCTCATGGTCACTCTCATGGGTACAGCAGCTACCACCCAGTGAGCTATGGCTATTCCCATAACCATcacaagagatctgctgatcctgaacctgaaGCTGAACCTTCTTATGGCTATGGGAAGTCTCATGGTCACTCTCATGGGTACAGCAGCTACCACCCAGTGAGCTATGGCTATTCCCATAACCATcacaagagatctgctgatcctgaacctgaaGCTGAACCTTCTTATGGCTATGGGAAGTCTCATGGTCACTCTCATGGGTACAGCAGCTACCACCCAGTGAGCTATGGCTATTCCCATAACCATcacaagagatctgctgatcctgaacctgaaGCTGAACCTTCTTATGG CAGCTACCACCCAGTGAGCTATGGCTATTCCCATAACCATcacaagagatctgctgatcctgaacctgaaGCTGAACCTTCTTATGGCTATGGGAAGTCTCATGGTCACTCTCATGGGTACAGCAGCTACCACCCAGTGAGCTATGGCTATTCCCATCACCATcacaagagatctgctgatcctgaacctgaaGCTGAACCTTCTTATGGCTATGGGAAGTCTCATGGTCACTCTCATGGGTACAGCAGCTACCACCCAGTGAGCTATGGCTATTCCCATAACCATcacaagagatctgctgatcctgaacctgaaGCTGAACCTTCTTATGGCTATGGGAAGTCTCATGGTCACTCTCATGGGTATAGCAGCTACCACCCAGTGAGCTATGGCAATTCCCATCACCATcacaagagatctgctgatcctgaacctgaaGCTGAACCTTCCTATGGTTATGGGAAGTCTCATGGTCACTCTCATGGGTATAGCAGCTACCACCCAGTGAGTTATGGCTATTCTAATCACTATcacaagagatctgctgatcctgaaccttCTTATGGCTCTACCCAAGGATATCACACTCAGGTCTATCACAAGCCATCTTATGGCTATAAATCCGGTGGGTACCACTAA
- the LOC136837645 gene encoding uncharacterized protein, with the protein MKILVVVLLAAAACATEVEKREAEPGYGGYGHVTTYHRPSYGYSHHYHKRSADPEPEAKPSYGYGNSYGHSSYRPVSYGHSHHYGKRSADPEPEAEPSYGYGNSYGHSSYRPVSYGHSHHYGKRSADPEPEAEPSYGYGNSYGHSSYRPVSYGHSHHYGKRSADPEPEAEPSYGYGNSYGHSSYRPVSYGHSHHYGKRSADPEPEAEPSYGYGNSYGHSSYRPVSYGYSHRYHKRSADPEPSYGYSRGYSAPVYHRPSYGYSQGGYH; encoded by the exons ATGAAGATTCTG GTGGTTGTGCTCTTGGCGGCTGCCGCTTGCGCTACTGAAGTTGAGAAGCGAGAGGCGGAGCCTGGTTATGGAGGCTATGGCCATGTGACGACCTATCATCGTCCTTCTTATGGCTATTCTCATCACTATcacaagagatctgctgatcctgagCCTGAAGCTAAACCTTCCTATGGTTATGGGAACTCCTATGGGCATAGCAGCTACCGCCCAGTGAGCTATGGTCATTCTCATCACTATggcaagagatctgctgatcctgaacctgaaGCTGAACCTTCCTATGGTTATGGGAACTCCTATGGGCACAGCAGCTACCGCCCAGTGAGCTATGGTCATTCTCATCACTATggcaagagatctgctgatcctgaacctgaaGCTGAACCTTCCTATGGTTATGGGAATTCCTATGGGCACAGCAGCTACCGCCCAGTGAGCTATGGTCATTCTCATCACTATggcaagagatctgctgatcctgagCCTGAAGCTGAACCTTCCTATGGTTATGGGAACTCCTATGGGCACAGCAGCTACCGCCCAGTGAGCTATGGTCATTCTCATCACTATggcaagagatctgctgatcctgaacctgaaGCTGAACCTTCCTATGGTTATGGGAATTCCTATGGGCACAGCAGCTACCGCCCAGTGAGCTATGGCTATTCTCACCGCTATcacaagagatctgctgatcccgAACCTTCGTATGGATATAGCCGCGGGTATTCTGCTCCAGTCTACCACAGGCCATCTTATGGATACAGCCAAGGAGGATACCATTAA
- the LOC136837646 gene encoding uncharacterized protein: MCTVIVLLAAAACATEVEKREAEPGYGSYGRVTHYQRPSYGYSHHYHKRSADPEPEAEPSYGYGNSYGHSSYRPVTYGYSHRYHKRSADPEPEAEPSYGYGNSYGHSSYRPVSYGYSHRYHKRSADPEPEAEPSYGYGNSYGHSSYRPVTYGYSHHYHKRSADPEPEAEPSYGYGNSYGHSSYRPVSYGYSHRYHKRSADPEPSYGYSRGYSAPVYHRPSYGYSHGGYH; this comes from the exons ATGTGTACG GTGATTGTGCTCTTGGCGGCTGCCGCTTGCGCTACTGAAGTTGAGAAGCGAGAGGCGGAGCCTGGTTATGGAAGTTACGGCCGTGTGACTCACTATCAGCGTCCTTCTTATGGCTATTCTCATCACTATcacaagagatctgctgatcctgaacctgaaGCTGAACCTTCCTATGGTTATGGGAACTCCTATGGGCACAGTAGCTACCGTCCAGTGACCTATGGATATTCTCATCGCTATcacaagagatctgctgatcctgaacctgaGGCTGAACCTTCCTATGGTTATGGGAACTCCTATGGGCACAGCAGCTACCGTCCAGTGAGCTATGGCTATTCTCATCGCTATcacaagagatctgctgatcctgaacctgaaGCTGAACCTTCCTATGGTTATGGGAACTCCTATGGGCACAGCAGCTACCGCCCAGTGACCTATGGCTATTCTCATCACTATcacaagagatctgctgatcctgaacctgaaGCTGAACCTTCCTATGGTTATGGGAACTCCTATGGGCACAGCAGCTACCGCCCAGTGAGCTATGGCTATTCTCATCGCTATcacaagagatctgctgatcctgagCCATCTTATGGATACAGCCGTGGATATTCTGCTCCAGTCTACCACAGGCCATCTTATGGTTACAGCCATGGTGGATACCATTAA